In one Mycobacterium sp. NBC_00419 genomic region, the following are encoded:
- a CDS encoding phosphatase PAP2 family protein yields MSLRTRWVLIGAVGAVFVYAAMWIGYVHNWAWLDTVDTVSLRVFYDFGISRPGWVSSWQLFCTVFGPTGFRVIALVLIVIAVLRGSMRTALFLALSVGLMGLVTETAKTIAGRPRPVTAMAEAASSSFPSGHALGVMVGVLAILTVVWPVAGRLRLPLALLGAVLIVLVGVGRVVLNVHHPSDVVAGWALGFLYYLVCVRLVPPRPLTAAAETPAELDTVR; encoded by the coding sequence ATGAGTTTGAGAACACGCTGGGTGCTCATCGGGGCTGTGGGCGCGGTGTTCGTCTACGCCGCGATGTGGATCGGCTACGTCCATAACTGGGCGTGGCTGGACACCGTCGACACCGTGTCGTTGCGGGTGTTTTACGACTTCGGCATCAGCCGACCCGGCTGGGTGTCGTCCTGGCAGCTGTTCTGCACGGTGTTCGGCCCCACCGGTTTTCGGGTGATCGCGCTGGTGTTGATCGTGATCGCGGTGCTGCGCGGCAGCATGCGGACCGCATTGTTCCTGGCGCTCAGTGTGGGCTTGATGGGTCTGGTCACCGAAACGGCCAAGACGATCGCGGGCCGGCCCCGGCCGGTCACGGCGATGGCCGAGGCGGCCTCGTCGTCGTTCCCGTCCGGGCACGCCCTGGGCGTGATGGTCGGCGTGCTGGCCATCCTCACCGTGGTGTGGCCGGTGGCGGGACGGCTGCGGCTGCCGCTCGCGCTGCTCGGGGCGGTGCTGATCGTCCTGGTCGGAGTGGGCCGGGTGGTGCTCAACGTCCACCACCCGTCCGACGTGGTCGCGGGGTGGGCGCTCGGTTTCCTCTACTACCTGGTGTGTGTGCGGCTGGTGCCGCCGCGGCCGCTCACGGCAGCGGCCGAAACACCGGCAGAGCTCGATACTGTGCGGTAA
- a CDS encoding phosphoesterase, whose translation MRCASYVGRVGGLAVALGVGFAIATATAAVSSADTGSPSSSHGSSARGAAAKHKVASSSSNQTIAQVNVAGGASPTPQVPSTPAQTLAAAVAEVVRRDVAHSARTATGRAVTTAAVVTTPAPVLSSGNLVVNSGAEAGDPSLSGYSSVTLPGWTVTGTPTVIQYGTLRRLPGFLGAEGPTLPAFLSFPQTAPTGGGNQFFGGGNVATSSLSQTVDLTGAATAIDHLADPTAAGVAFALSAQLGGYLLDPSRASVKVTFLDANKAYLGSEDIGPVTALDRWLQTGFQQRDTTGYVPVGTRSAQIVVTLKDLNPILGNYNNAYADNVSFSIQSTDVAPAPLTVPTSNVGSLDHLIMVYMENHGVGDIVGSPNAPYINSLINAYGYATNYYALTHPSDPNYWPILGGSNYDLNYNCAADCFDAPNLVSENPGLTWAAYQDGGGGYSTPNDRTPFLAFHNIYNQGAAYIDNHIFDISQMATDFNGTPADVAKFIWFAADDATNMEGPTSGLQGILPWALSQLTTHQYNVAAGDTFIQQQMSVIFDSDLWKSGDSTAVVLTFDEDYNNISLGIGNEGNHIVTVVIPNQAAITGGMRGGAFIATDYYNHYSLQRTIELALGLGPVTNNDKYAQPMNEFWV comes from the coding sequence ATGAGGTGTGCGAGCTATGTCGGTCGGGTCGGTGGCCTGGCGGTGGCGCTGGGGGTCGGCTTCGCGATCGCCACCGCGACTGCGGCGGTGAGCAGTGCCGACACCGGGTCGCCGTCGAGCAGCCATGGAAGTTCGGCCCGCGGTGCAGCGGCCAAGCACAAGGTGGCCAGTTCCTCGTCGAACCAAACCATCGCCCAGGTGAACGTGGCCGGCGGCGCCAGCCCCACTCCGCAGGTCCCGTCGACCCCGGCACAAACCCTGGCTGCAGCCGTCGCCGAGGTGGTGCGCCGGGACGTCGCGCACAGCGCGCGGACCGCGACCGGCCGTGCCGTGACCACTGCCGCCGTCGTGACCACCCCGGCCCCGGTACTCAGTAGCGGCAACCTCGTGGTGAACTCCGGTGCCGAGGCTGGTGATCCGTCGTTGTCGGGATACAGCTCGGTGACGCTGCCCGGCTGGACTGTGACGGGCACGCCGACGGTGATCCAGTACGGCACGCTGCGACGCCTGCCGGGTTTCTTGGGCGCCGAAGGGCCGACGTTGCCGGCGTTCCTGAGCTTCCCGCAGACCGCCCCGACAGGCGGCGGCAATCAGTTCTTCGGCGGCGGCAACGTGGCGACTTCGTCGCTGTCGCAGACCGTGGACCTCACCGGGGCGGCGACCGCCATCGACCACCTCGCCGATCCCACCGCGGCGGGTGTGGCGTTCGCGTTGAGCGCTCAACTGGGCGGCTACCTGCTGGATCCGTCGCGGGCGTCGGTGAAGGTCACCTTCCTCGATGCCAACAAGGCCTATCTCGGCAGCGAGGACATCGGACCGGTCACCGCGCTGGATCGCTGGCTGCAGACCGGCTTCCAGCAGCGCGACACCACCGGGTACGTCCCGGTGGGCACGCGCAGCGCGCAGATCGTGGTGACCTTGAAGGATCTCAATCCGATCCTGGGCAACTACAACAACGCCTACGCCGACAACGTGTCATTCAGCATCCAGTCGACCGACGTGGCCCCGGCGCCGCTGACGGTGCCGACCTCGAACGTCGGATCGCTGGACCATCTGATCATGGTCTACATGGAGAACCATGGTGTCGGTGACATCGTCGGCAGCCCCAATGCGCCCTACATCAACAGCCTCATCAACGCATACGGATACGCGACGAACTACTACGCGCTGACTCATCCGAGCGACCCCAACTACTGGCCTATCCTGGGTGGCTCCAACTACGACTTGAACTACAACTGCGCGGCAGATTGCTTCGACGCGCCCAACCTCGTCAGTGAGAATCCCGGATTGACTTGGGCCGCATACCAAGACGGTGGCGGGGGCTACAGCACCCCGAATGACCGCACACCGTTCCTGGCGTTCCACAATATCTACAACCAGGGTGCGGCCTATATCGACAACCACATCTTCGATATCTCGCAGATGGCAACCGATTTCAACGGCACTCCCGCCGACGTCGCGAAGTTCATCTGGTTCGCCGCTGACGACGCCACAAATATGGAGGGCCCCACTTCAGGTCTGCAGGGCATCCTGCCGTGGGCGCTGAGTCAGCTGACGACACACCAGTACAACGTTGCCGCGGGCGACACGTTCATTCAGCAGCAGATGTCGGTGATCTTCGATTCGGATCTGTGGAAGTCCGGCGACTCCACCGCCGTGGTGCTGACTTTCGACGAGGACTACAACAACATCTCGTTGGGGATCGGGAACGAAGGCAATCACATCGTGACCGTCGTGATCCCGAATCAGGCGGCGATCACCGGCGGTATGCGGGGCGGGGCGTTCATCGCCACCGACTACTACAACCACTACAGCCTGCAGCGGACCATCGAACTGGCGCTGGGCTTGGGGCCGGTGACCAACAACGACAAGTACGCCCAGCCGATGAACGAATTCTGGGTATAG
- a CDS encoding sulfatase family protein yields MSEAQQDNVLIVHWHDLGRSLGVYGHPGVVSPHLDQLAADGILFTQAHATAPLCSPSRGSLFTGRYPHSNGLVGLAHHGFEYRPGVRTLPQVLHEHGWYSALFGMQHETSFPARLGFDEFDVSNSFCEYVVQRAQEWLVDSAPIEEGIPFLLTAGFFETHRPYPRDRYEPADTSDVEVPDSLPDTPEVRGDLAEFYGSITVADAAVGRLLDTLAETGLDQSTWVVFVTDHGPAFPRAKSTLYDAGTGIALIIRPPLRLGRPAQVYDQLFSGVDLLPTLLGLVGIAPGDDIEGLSHAANLTGVQDDRHEVRDHVYTEKTYHDSFDPIRAIRTKEYSYIENYAQRPLLDLPLDIEESPSGQAVEPFITSPRPPRELYDLVADPTETTNLLVGEVTDDAEKIADELAVRLNDWREQTGDVIPSEFAGTRIAARYTETYFQINGITLTSRSAIATERGIDDEVGFAQ; encoded by the coding sequence GTGAGCGAGGCGCAACAGGACAACGTGCTGATCGTCCACTGGCATGACCTGGGCCGCTCCCTGGGCGTCTACGGCCATCCCGGAGTCGTCAGCCCGCACCTGGACCAGCTCGCCGCCGACGGCATCCTGTTCACCCAGGCCCACGCCACCGCGCCGCTGTGCTCGCCGTCGCGCGGGTCGCTGTTCACCGGCCGCTACCCGCACAGCAACGGACTAGTCGGGCTTGCCCACCACGGCTTCGAATACCGGCCCGGCGTCCGCACGCTGCCCCAGGTATTGCACGAACACGGTTGGTATTCAGCTCTTTTCGGAATGCAGCATGAGACCTCGTTTCCCGCGCGGCTGGGCTTCGACGAGTTCGACGTCTCGAACTCGTTCTGCGAGTACGTCGTCCAGCGGGCCCAGGAGTGGCTGGTCGACAGCGCTCCGATCGAGGAGGGTATTCCCTTCCTGCTCACGGCCGGGTTCTTCGAGACGCACCGGCCCTACCCGCGCGACCGCTACGAACCTGCCGACACCTCCGACGTCGAGGTGCCCGACTCGCTGCCCGACACCCCCGAGGTGCGCGGCGACCTGGCCGAGTTCTACGGCTCGATCACCGTCGCCGACGCCGCCGTCGGCCGACTACTGGACACCCTGGCCGAGACCGGACTCGACCAGAGCACCTGGGTGGTCTTCGTGACCGACCACGGCCCGGCCTTCCCGCGCGCGAAGTCCACGCTGTACGACGCGGGCACCGGCATCGCCCTGATCATCCGACCGCCGCTGCGGCTCGGCCGCCCCGCACAGGTCTACGACCAGCTGTTCAGCGGCGTCGATCTGCTGCCCACGCTGCTGGGGTTGGTGGGCATCGCCCCGGGCGACGACATCGAAGGCCTCTCGCACGCCGCCAATCTGACTGGCGTGCAGGATGATCGGCACGAAGTCCGCGATCACGTCTATACCGAGAAGACGTACCACGATTCGTTCGACCCGATTCGGGCCATCCGCACCAAGGAATACAGCTACATCGAGAACTACGCGCAGCGCCCGCTTCTCGACCTGCCGCTGGACATCGAGGAGAGCCCGTCGGGACAGGCGGTCGAGCCCTTCATCACCTCACCGCGGCCGCCACGTGAGCTCTATGACCTCGTCGCCGATCCGACCGAGACGACCAATCTGCTCGTCGGTGAGGTCACCGACGACGCCGAGAAGATCGCCGACGAACTCGCCGTCCGGCTCAACGACTGGCGCGAGCAGACCGGTGATGTCATTCCGTCGGAGTTCGCCGGGACCCGCATCGCGGCCCGCTACACCGAGACGTACTTCCAGATCAACGGCATCACGTTGACCAGCCGCTCGGCCATCGCCACCGAGCGTGGCATCGATGACGAAGTTGGCTTCGCACAATGA
- a CDS encoding bifunctional phosphatase PAP2/diacylglycerol kinase family protein: protein MKSRSLLDAQGIRQITGGLGTLDREVFEAVAESPSVLLDKAMPILTRAADHSKLWLGIAAALTATGSPSVRRGASRGVATLAVTSLLTNQVAKRVWKRPRPNGTLVPLVRRARRMPTSNSLPSGHSASAAAFAVGVGLESPPLGLGLALLAGLVGLSRVATGAHYPGDVFAGFGIGAAVAVLGARLVPPIVPAKLPSTEPLRVDTPQRPEGEGVVLVVNPASGSGNGARVIDEVREKLPKAEIVELGEDDSPESVLREAAQRAEVLAVGGGDGTVSCAAAVAVDTGLPLAVFPAGTFNHFAKDIGCDTVDRTVSAIRTGSVSRVDLVCLNDDQTVINTASIGAYPRFVRTREKLEHKIGKPLAGLYAMLHTLRREKPVRIRYDNKTLQTSLFFLGNSVYLPSGFAPARRTRLDDGLLDVRILETGRRLSRLRILSALALGRLERSPLYHEMQVPQFSFEAVDGPTEVARDGEVGSTYDTASFTAQYRALPVFRPLP, encoded by the coding sequence ATGAAGTCGCGAAGCTTGCTTGACGCCCAGGGCATCCGTCAGATCACCGGCGGACTGGGAACCCTAGACCGCGAGGTGTTCGAGGCAGTCGCCGAATCCCCCAGCGTTCTGCTGGACAAGGCCATGCCGATCCTTACGCGGGCAGCCGACCACTCGAAGCTGTGGCTGGGCATCGCGGCGGCCCTGACAGCGACGGGCTCGCCGTCGGTGCGCCGTGGTGCCAGCCGGGGCGTGGCGACACTAGCGGTCACCAGCCTGCTGACCAATCAGGTGGCCAAGCGGGTGTGGAAACGTCCCCGGCCCAACGGGACCCTGGTGCCGCTGGTCCGGCGGGCCCGTCGGATGCCGACGTCGAACTCGCTGCCATCCGGGCATTCCGCGAGCGCCGCGGCATTCGCGGTCGGCGTCGGCCTCGAAAGCCCGCCGCTGGGTCTGGGGCTGGCGCTGCTGGCCGGACTGGTCGGCCTGTCGCGGGTGGCTACCGGCGCCCACTATCCCGGCGACGTGTTCGCCGGATTCGGGATCGGCGCTGCGGTGGCGGTCCTGGGCGCGCGACTGGTGCCGCCCATTGTTCCGGCCAAGCTGCCGTCCACCGAACCGCTGCGCGTCGACACCCCGCAACGCCCCGAGGGCGAAGGCGTCGTGCTGGTGGTCAACCCGGCCTCCGGCAGCGGCAACGGCGCACGGGTGATCGACGAGGTCCGCGAGAAGCTGCCCAAAGCCGAGATCGTGGAACTCGGCGAGGACGACTCCCCGGAGTCGGTGCTGCGCGAGGCCGCGCAACGCGCCGAGGTGCTCGCCGTCGGCGGCGGCGACGGCACCGTGTCGTGCGCGGCGGCGGTGGCAGTGGACACGGGTCTGCCGTTGGCGGTGTTCCCGGCCGGCACCTTCAACCACTTCGCCAAGGACATCGGCTGCGACACCGTCGATCGCACGGTGTCGGCGATCCGCACCGGCAGCGTCTCCCGCGTCGACCTGGTCTGTCTCAACGACGACCAGACGGTGATCAACACCGCGAGCATCGGCGCCTACCCGAGGTTCGTGCGCACCCGCGAGAAGCTCGAGCACAAGATCGGTAAACCGCTGGCCGGGCTGTACGCGATGCTGCACACCTTGCGCCGTGAGAAGCCGGTGCGCATCCGCTACGACAACAAGACCCTGCAGACCTCGCTGTTCTTCCTGGGCAATTCGGTCTACCTGCCTTCGGGTTTCGCCCCGGCGCGGCGCACCAGGCTCGACGACGGATTGCTCGACGTCCGCATCCTGGAAACCGGCCGGCGGCTCAGCCGGCTGCGCATCCTCAGCGCGCTGGCACTGGGCCGCCTGGAACGCAGCCCGCTCTACCACGAGATGCAGGTCCCGCAGTTCTCCTTCGAAGCGGTCGACGGCCCCACCGAGGTGGCCCGCGACGGTGAAGTCGGCAGCACCTACGACACGGCCAGCTTTACCGCACAGTATCGAGCTCTGCCGGTGTTTCGGCCGCTGCCGTGA